Proteins encoded within one genomic window of Nomia melanderi isolate GNS246 chromosome 8, iyNomMela1, whole genome shotgun sequence:
- the Polr1F gene encoding RNA polymerase I subunit F isoform X1, with the protein MRFKTYTGITWSLLELKGLLEDEESRVYFEKSKKHFGLHPFHLTNLNASLNEILSSNLNSYDAELKGFLLAYQNPKLLTPLGEIFYDTCFIHVDIQAEFYVFRPEVGCCLKGTINKKGLDHIGVLVHKAFNVSIPKPEDQENWLGDNLEIGQEVKFTVTFLDFNSKLPFIRGSLDSDNYLQGCKLTEKKLNQKTLHGNVIENNVENVHSMKQKKQRTFFSTDSENSSNEDAVQVKKETFKQNKQGQLFNQDDVIECNDKNEDKKSIKKVKESRLKSIKVETMQKQHVNNNSTHDSESEQQLEKISPLKKNIKKKSTEYTSQSSIDEDIDIKPGKSPKKTSKKLSNAGSKNEIRKIKLEGTENINGKHVKEEIISENRSKLNKKSKKRKYSDETDNSVEDLTVDKYMKNASKKTTEKETISNIDNNEIYVKVKTEPFNNYSVNEINDKVKETPNKKKHKTPKKFENNQEELCSESISTPKKTSESSMYVSSSNFDNEEETENNIVKKKRKKHSRESLLDISEIKVESDYEDIIIKVEKPDDGYSHNKLNENFSNNSAENVLKTTSPKKKHKTTLDNISVNDETDHEVDMKYPKNRIFVDKDLKVQNIKIKKEKSVMNTESDEDQINKFNQKHEKVRNSKNSPNKQSSVSQFDISKVKVKIERSTDS; encoded by the exons ATGAGATTCAAAACGTACACTGGAATTACTTGGTCTTTGCTGGAACTAAAAGGTTTACTTGAGGATGAAGAATCTCGTGTTTACTTCGAGAAATCAAAAAAGCATTTTGGACTACATCCGTTTCATTTGACCAATCTAAATGCCTCGTTAAACGAGATATTAAGTTCGAATTTGAATTCTTATGACGCTGA GTTGAAAGGATTTTTGTTAGCTTATCAGAATCCAAAACTGTTAACACCATTAGgggaaatattttatgatacatGTTTCATTCATGTTGATATACAAGCAGAGTTTTACGTGTTTAGACCAGAAGTAGGATGTTGTTTGaaag GAACTATAAATAAGAAAGGACTGGATCATATTGGAGTTCTTGTACATAAAGCATTTAATGTATCTATACCGAAACCAGAAGATCAGGAAAATTGGTTAGGCGATAATCTTGAAATTGGCCAAGAAGTAAAATTTACAGTAACTTTTTTGgattttaatagtaaattacCATTTATTCGTGGCAGTTTAGATTCTGA CAATTACCTGCAAGGTTgtaaattaacagaaaaaaaacTTAATCAAAAAACATTACATggaaatgttattgaaaataatgtagaaaatGTACATAGTATGAAACAGAAAAAGCAACGTACATTTTTTTCTACCGATTCTGAAAATAGTTCTAACGAGGATGCAGTACAAGTTAAGAAAGAAAcctttaaacaaaataaacaaggaCAATTGTTTAATCAAGATGATGTAATTGAGTGTAATGACAAGAATGAAGacaaaaaatctataaaaaaggTCAAAGAATCTAGATTAAAATCGATCAAAGTAGAAACAATGCAAAAACaacatgtaaataataattctacacATGATTCTGAAAGCGAGCAGCAACTAGAAAAAATTAGTCCTttaaagaagaatataaaaaagaaatccaCAGAGTACACATCTCAAAGTAGTATAGACGAAGATATTGATATAAAACCTGGAAAATCACCAAAAAAGACGTCGAAAAAATTGTCTAATGCAGGatctaaaaatgaaattaggaaaattaaattagagGGCACAGAAAATATTAATGGAAAACATGTTAAGGaagaaataatatcagaaaacagaagtaaattaaataagaaatctaAAAAGAGAAAGTACTCAGATGAAACTGATAATTCAGTGGAAGATTTGACTGTGGACAAATACATGAAAAATGCCAgtaaaaagacaacagaaaaggaaacaatatcaaacattgataacaatgaaatatatgttAAAGTTAAAACTGAACCGTTTAATAACTACTCTGTTAACgaaattaatgataaagtaaaagAAACTCCCAACAAGAAAAAACATAAAACACCCAAGAAATTTGAGAATAACCAAGAAGAGCTATGTTCAGAAAGTATCAGTACACCCAAGAAAACTTCTGAATCAAGCATGTATGTAAGTTCCTCTAATTTTGATAACgaagaagaaactgaaaataatatagttaaaaagaaacgaaaaaagcaTTCAAGGGAAAGTCTTTTAGATATTAGCGAAATTAAAGTGGAATCAGACTACGAAGACATTATAATTAAAGTAGAAAAACCTGACGATGGTTATTctcataataaattaaatgaaaatttttcaaacaatagTGCAGAGAACGTATTAAAAACTACTTCTCCTaagaaaaaacataaaactacactagataatatttctgttaatGATGAAACAGATCATGAAGTTGACATGAAATACCcgaaaaacagaatttttgtaGATAAAGACTTGAAGGTGCAAAACATAAAGATAAAGAAGGAAAAATCTGTAATGAATACTGAATCAGATGAAGACcagattaataaatttaaccAAAAACATGAGAAGGTGAGGAACAGTAAAAATTCGCCAAATAAACAGTCAAGTGTGTCACAATTTGACATTAGTAAAGTCAAAGTTAAAATTGAAAGGTCTACTGATAGTTAG
- the Polr1F gene encoding RNA polymerase I subunit F isoform X2 yields the protein MLFERFIGTINKKGLDHIGVLVHKAFNVSIPKPEDQENWLGDNLEIGQEVKFTVTFLDFNSKLPFIRGSLDSDNYLQGCKLTEKKLNQKTLHGNVIENNVENVHSMKQKKQRTFFSTDSENSSNEDAVQVKKETFKQNKQGQLFNQDDVIECNDKNEDKKSIKKVKESRLKSIKVETMQKQHVNNNSTHDSESEQQLEKISPLKKNIKKKSTEYTSQSSIDEDIDIKPGKSPKKTSKKLSNAGSKNEIRKIKLEGTENINGKHVKEEIISENRSKLNKKSKKRKYSDETDNSVEDLTVDKYMKNASKKTTEKETISNIDNNEIYVKVKTEPFNNYSVNEINDKVKETPNKKKHKTPKKFENNQEELCSESISTPKKTSESSMYVSSSNFDNEEETENNIVKKKRKKHSRESLLDISEIKVESDYEDIIIKVEKPDDGYSHNKLNENFSNNSAENVLKTTSPKKKHKTTLDNISVNDETDHEVDMKYPKNRIFVDKDLKVQNIKIKKEKSVMNTESDEDQINKFNQKHEKVRNSKNSPNKQSSVSQFDISKVKVKIERSTDS from the exons ATGTTGTTTGaaag atTTATAGGAACTATAAATAAGAAAGGACTGGATCATATTGGAGTTCTTGTACATAAAGCATTTAATGTATCTATACCGAAACCAGAAGATCAGGAAAATTGGTTAGGCGATAATCTTGAAATTGGCCAAGAAGTAAAATTTACAGTAACTTTTTTGgattttaatagtaaattacCATTTATTCGTGGCAGTTTAGATTCTGA CAATTACCTGCAAGGTTgtaaattaacagaaaaaaaacTTAATCAAAAAACATTACATggaaatgttattgaaaataatgtagaaaatGTACATAGTATGAAACAGAAAAAGCAACGTACATTTTTTTCTACCGATTCTGAAAATAGTTCTAACGAGGATGCAGTACAAGTTAAGAAAGAAAcctttaaacaaaataaacaaggaCAATTGTTTAATCAAGATGATGTAATTGAGTGTAATGACAAGAATGAAGacaaaaaatctataaaaaaggTCAAAGAATCTAGATTAAAATCGATCAAAGTAGAAACAATGCAAAAACaacatgtaaataataattctacacATGATTCTGAAAGCGAGCAGCAACTAGAAAAAATTAGTCCTttaaagaagaatataaaaaagaaatccaCAGAGTACACATCTCAAAGTAGTATAGACGAAGATATTGATATAAAACCTGGAAAATCACCAAAAAAGACGTCGAAAAAATTGTCTAATGCAGGatctaaaaatgaaattaggaaaattaaattagagGGCACAGAAAATATTAATGGAAAACATGTTAAGGaagaaataatatcagaaaacagaagtaaattaaataagaaatctaAAAAGAGAAAGTACTCAGATGAAACTGATAATTCAGTGGAAGATTTGACTGTGGACAAATACATGAAAAATGCCAgtaaaaagacaacagaaaaggaaacaatatcaaacattgataacaatgaaatatatgttAAAGTTAAAACTGAACCGTTTAATAACTACTCTGTTAACgaaattaatgataaagtaaaagAAACTCCCAACAAGAAAAAACATAAAACACCCAAGAAATTTGAGAATAACCAAGAAGAGCTATGTTCAGAAAGTATCAGTACACCCAAGAAAACTTCTGAATCAAGCATGTATGTAAGTTCCTCTAATTTTGATAACgaagaagaaactgaaaataatatagttaaaaagaaacgaaaaaagcaTTCAAGGGAAAGTCTTTTAGATATTAGCGAAATTAAAGTGGAATCAGACTACGAAGACATTATAATTAAAGTAGAAAAACCTGACGATGGTTATTctcataataaattaaatgaaaatttttcaaacaatagTGCAGAGAACGTATTAAAAACTACTTCTCCTaagaaaaaacataaaactacactagataatatttctgttaatGATGAAACAGATCATGAAGTTGACATGAAATACCcgaaaaacagaatttttgtaGATAAAGACTTGAAGGTGCAAAACATAAAGATAAAGAAGGAAAAATCTGTAATGAATACTGAATCAGATGAAGACcagattaataaatttaaccAAAAACATGAGAAGGTGAGGAACAGTAAAAATTCGCCAAATAAACAGTCAAGTGTGTCACAATTTGACATTAGTAAAGTCAAAGTTAAAATTGAAAGGTCTACTGATAGTTAG